One window from the genome of Salvia splendens isolate huo1 chromosome 9, SspV2, whole genome shotgun sequence encodes:
- the LOC121746551 gene encoding truncated transcription factor CAULIFLOWER A-like isoform X2: protein MCRRRLVCLHILTKREKMGRGKVELKRIENPTNRQVTFSKRRNGLLKKAFELSVLCDAEVALIIFSPSGKAYQFSSHEIKRTITRYKIELGIAKTDEQGITSMEVWRNEIEELSRTIEALEAREKHFAGENLSGLGMKELKQLERQLRVGVERIRSKKRRIIMEHINYLKKKHKDLQEENSNLQKKLHELQEASTSSIILASDPTRAIQFGGLNNTNVVTKNISTV from the exons ATGTGTAGAAGAAGGTTGGTTTGTCTACACATTCTGacaaagagagaaaaaatgggGAGAGGGAAAGTAGAGTTGAAGAGGATTGAGAATCCGACAAATAGGCAGGTCACATTCTCAAAGAGGAGAAATGGTCTGTTGAAGAAAGCTTTCGAACTCTCTGTGCTTTGCGATGCTGAGGTTGCTCTCATCATCTTCTCTCCTTCTGGAAAGGCTTACCAGTTTTCCAGTCATGA GATAAAAAGGACGATTACAAGGTACAAGATTGAATTAGGAATAGCTAAAACTGACGAACAAGGCATCACATCCATGgag GTGTGGAGAAATGAAATTGAGGAATTGAGTAGAACAATTGAGGCTCTAGAAGCAAGAGAGAA ACATTTTGCTGGAGAAAATCTCTCTGGATTAGGCATGAAAGAATTGAAGCAATTAGAGCGCCAATTAAGAGTTGGGGTCGAACGAATTCGCTCTAAGAAG AGAAGAATCATAATGGAACACATAAACTATCTGAAGAAAAAG CATAAAGATCTTCAAGAAGAAAACAGTAATCTCCAAAAGAAG CTTCACGAGCTTCAAGAAGCCAGCACAAGCTCAATCATTTTGGCATCAGATCCCACCAGAGCAATCCAATTTGGAG GACTGAATAATACCAATGTTGTCACCAAGAATATCTCAACTGTTTAA
- the LOC121746551 gene encoding truncated transcription factor CAULIFLOWER D-like isoform X3 — MCRRRLVCLHILTKREKMGRGKVELKRIENPTNRQVTFSKRRNGLLKKAFELSVLCDAEVALIIFSPSGKAYQFSSHEIKRTITRYKIELGIAKTDEQGITSMEVWRNEIEELSRTIEALEAREKHFAGENLSGLGMKELKQLERQLRVGVERIRSKKRRIIMEHINYLKKKLHELQEASTSSIILASDPTRAIQFGGLNNTNVVTKNISTV; from the exons ATGTGTAGAAGAAGGTTGGTTTGTCTACACATTCTGacaaagagagaaaaaatgggGAGAGGGAAAGTAGAGTTGAAGAGGATTGAGAATCCGACAAATAGGCAGGTCACATTCTCAAAGAGGAGAAATGGTCTGTTGAAGAAAGCTTTCGAACTCTCTGTGCTTTGCGATGCTGAGGTTGCTCTCATCATCTTCTCTCCTTCTGGAAAGGCTTACCAGTTTTCCAGTCATGA GATAAAAAGGACGATTACAAGGTACAAGATTGAATTAGGAATAGCTAAAACTGACGAACAAGGCATCACATCCATGgag GTGTGGAGAAATGAAATTGAGGAATTGAGTAGAACAATTGAGGCTCTAGAAGCAAGAGAGAA ACATTTTGCTGGAGAAAATCTCTCTGGATTAGGCATGAAAGAATTGAAGCAATTAGAGCGCCAATTAAGAGTTGGGGTCGAACGAATTCGCTCTAAGAAG AGAAGAATCATAATGGAACACATAAACTATCTGAAGAAAAAG CTTCACGAGCTTCAAGAAGCCAGCACAAGCTCAATCATTTTGGCATCAGATCCCACCAGAGCAATCCAATTTGGAG GACTGAATAATACCAATGTTGTCACCAAGAATATCTCAACTGTTTAA
- the LOC121747167 gene encoding CBS domain-containing protein CBSCBSPB1-like, whose product MTTSQGGLSASTKRSLSSLIMHSPSQGRKKSIAASEGAGSFLGSPSHRKSQSLSLGTPRSINRGLSGERTVKRLRLSRAVTVPDTTSIKEICQRMAARRVDALLLTDSNALLCGILTDKDIITRVIARDLNIEETHASKVMTRNPVFVLSDTLAVEALQKMVQGKFRHLPVVENGEVIALLDITKCLYDAIARLERAAEKGKAIAAAVEGAEKQWGPSASAPNTFVETLRERFKPSLSTIISENTKIATVDPTDTVIVAAKRMHEQRASCAVITVDNKPQGILTSRDIVRRVVALNLPIETTLVEKVMTANPECTVVDSSIVEALHSMHEGKYMHLLVVDKDGVLVTVIDVLNITHAAVTTVGSAGFNTEGASSMIQSFWDSAMALNPDEDDEIRSVASFKMQSEGGETALFLQQNSSTANVFAFKIQDKKGRMHRFICDTYNMTELMTAILQRVGAEIDRNNLPQILYEDEDKDKIVLASDSDLIAAVHHAKLVGWKGLRLHLDYSGMLQHRQKVSDSRSMQYAQRDASSQSYGGLAAGAVLVAVLGVYAVLRRNRN is encoded by the exons ATGACGACGAGTCAAGGGGGATTATCAGCCTCCACCAAGAGAAGCTTGTCGTCCTTGATTATGCATTCTCCCTCTCAAGGCCGGAAGAAATCCATCGCCGCCTCCGAAGGCGCCGGATCTTTCTTGGGCTCTCCCTCTCACCGCAAatctcaatctctctctctcggcacTCCCCGCTCCAT AAACAGGGGATTATCAGGGGAGAGGACGGTGAAGAGACTGCGTCTGTCGAGAGCCGTGACAGTACCTGACACTACGAGCATTAAAGAAATTTGTCAGCGGATGGCTGCAAGAAGAGTTGATGCTTTGTTGCTCACTGATTCTAATGCATTGCTCTGTGGGATCCTCACAGACAAg GATATAATTACAAGAGTCATAGCCCGAGACCTTAACATAGAAGAAACACATGCTTCCAAGGTTATGACCAGGAACCCCGTGTTTGTTCTCTCCGATACTCTTGCCGTTGAAGCCCTCCAAAAGATGGTTCAAG GAAAGTTTAGACACCTACCTGTTGTCGAAAATGGTGAGGTGATTGCGCTGCTTGACATTACAAAATGCTTGTATGACGCCATCGCCCGTTTGGAGCGTGCAGCCGAGAAAGGGAAGGCCATTGCAGCTGCTGTTGAAGGTGCTGAAAAGCAATGGGGCCCCTCAGCCTCAG CTCCCAACACGTTTGTTGAGACACTTCGAGAGCGATTTAAGCCCTCCCTGTCTACCATAATCTCTGAGAATACAAA GATTGCTACAGTTGATCCAACTGACACGGTGATagttgctgcaaaaaggatgCACGAGCAACGAGCAAGCTGCGCTGTCATAACAGTTGATAACAAACCTCAAGGGATACTAAC TTCAAGAGATATCGTGAGGCGAGTCGTAGCTCTCAATCTTCCAATAGAAACCACTCTAGTGGAGAAG GTGATGACTGCAAACCCAGAATGTACTGTAGTTGATTCTTCTATAGTCGAGGCTCTTCACAGCATGCATGAAGGGAAGTATATGCACCTTCTAGTTGTTGATAAAG ATGGGGTACTTGTAACTGTTATCGATGTGCTCAACATAACGCATGCGGCTGTAACCACT GTTGGTAGTGCTGGATTTAACACTGAAGGTGCAAGCAGCATGATCCAGAGTTTCTGGGACTCTGCAATGGCGTTAAACCCCGACGAGGACGATGAGATTAGGAG TGTGGCTTCGTTCAAGATGCAGTCTGAGGGGGGCGAGACTGCTCTCTTCCTTCAGCAAAATTCTTCCACTGCGAACGTTTTTGCTTTCAAAATCCAAGACAAGAAAGGAAGAATGCATAGGTTCATTTGCG ATACATACAACATGACTGAGCTCATGACAGCAATCCTTCAGAGAGTAGGAGCTGAGATCGATCGCAACAACCTTCCACAGATTCTG TATGAAGACGAAGACAAGGACAAAATTGTCCTCGCATCCGATAGCGACCTTATTGCAGCCGTGCACCACGCAAAGCTAGTGGGCTGGAAG GGACTGAGGCTACATTTAGACTACTCAGGCATGCTGCAGCATCGGCAAAAAGTGTCCGACTCAAGAAGCATGCAGTATGCTCAACGCGATGCATCATCTCAATCGTACGGAGGCCTTGCAGCTGGGGCAGTGCTAGTCGCCGTTTTAGGCGTGTACGCGGTATTGAGGCGAAATCGGAACTGA
- the LOC121746551 gene encoding truncated transcription factor CAULIFLOWER A-like isoform X1 encodes MCRRRLVCLHILTKREKMGRGKVELKRIENPTNRQVTFSKRRNGLLKKAFELSVLCDAEVALIIFSPSGKAYQFSSHEIKRTITRYKIELGIAKTDEQGITSMEVWRNEIEELSRTIEALEAREKHFAGENLSGLGMKELKQLERQLRVGVERIRSKKRRIIMEHINYLKKKHKDLQEENSNLQKKVKLHELQEASTSSIILASDPTRAIQFGGLNNTNVVTKNISTV; translated from the exons ATGTGTAGAAGAAGGTTGGTTTGTCTACACATTCTGacaaagagagaaaaaatgggGAGAGGGAAAGTAGAGTTGAAGAGGATTGAGAATCCGACAAATAGGCAGGTCACATTCTCAAAGAGGAGAAATGGTCTGTTGAAGAAAGCTTTCGAACTCTCTGTGCTTTGCGATGCTGAGGTTGCTCTCATCATCTTCTCTCCTTCTGGAAAGGCTTACCAGTTTTCCAGTCATGA GATAAAAAGGACGATTACAAGGTACAAGATTGAATTAGGAATAGCTAAAACTGACGAACAAGGCATCACATCCATGgag GTGTGGAGAAATGAAATTGAGGAATTGAGTAGAACAATTGAGGCTCTAGAAGCAAGAGAGAA ACATTTTGCTGGAGAAAATCTCTCTGGATTAGGCATGAAAGAATTGAAGCAATTAGAGCGCCAATTAAGAGTTGGGGTCGAACGAATTCGCTCTAAGAAG AGAAGAATCATAATGGAACACATAAACTATCTGAAGAAAAAG CATAAAGATCTTCAAGAAGAAAACAGTAATCTCCAAAAGAAG GTTAAGCTTCACGAGCTTCAAGAAGCCAGCACAAGCTCAATCATTTTGGCATCAGATCCCACCAGAGCAATCCAATTTGGAG GACTGAATAATACCAATGTTGTCACCAAGAATATCTCAACTGTTTAA